In Pirellulales bacterium, the genomic window GTTCGGCCGTCGTGAACGCTTCGTCGTTGGCCCGAGCGACTAATTGTGCCAGATCGCTCGCCCCCACGGGTTCGGTCGCCGCGGCGCGCAACATCTCGGCCGGCACCGCGAGCGACAAATCATCGAGCGAAGAAATCGCGGCCGTGGTCGAACGGCGCCCCCACAGAGCCACGGGCACCGCCCCGGCGCCGGCATAAACAGCATCGGGCGAAGTCTCGGGCGCAGCGCGCTGATCCAAGCACCGCCCCAGCCAGCCATATTGACCGTGATCAGATTCTTCGAGCCGTGCCGCGTGCCAGATGGCCATGCTGCGAAAGTGCGACCGATTCGGGTTCGGATAGCCCACGCCTTGCACGATCGACAGCCGCTTGTCCTCGAACAGCTTGCCCGCCGACTTGAGCGAAGGATGCAGCGCCACGTCGTCCGAAAGCTTGATAAGCTGCTCGGGCTTGATGGCCAGCTTCGGTCGCAAGCGCGCATAGTTCTCGTCGCGAAACGGTACGACCGTGTTCAATCCGTCATTGCCGCCATCGAGCTGGATGATGACCAGCACGCGCCGGTCGCGCTGCGGCTCCGTGGCCCGGGCGGCTCGGGTCAAAAAAGCCGGTACGCAAGGGGCCAGTGATAAAAGCGCCGACTGTTTGAGCAATTCGCGTCGCGTGAGCATAAGAACCTCCAAGTGCGCCCTATTCCTACCCTAGATACGCCTCAGGACGAGATAACAACAACAAGACGGTCGTGGCCAGCGGCGAGCGCTGTGGAGTGGCGGCGCGCATCGCCTCCTGCACGACGAGCTCGATCGTTTCTGTAGCGAGTCCTCCGTACAGCAACTCGCCCAGCCAACGCGTGGCCCCGGCGAGATCCGTGGTGCTGGCATGTCGCTCGACGAGCGCGGCGACGTCGGGCGGCGTGTTGTCGTGGGTCAAACGTCCGTCGACCAGCGCCGCCGCAAAGCCACTGCGTGCCACGATCGCCGAAGAGCTCAGCCACGATTTCCCTTCGTTCCAACCGCCCACGTTGGGTGGGTAAAACAGGTCCTGCCCCATGCGGCCTGCCGCGTCGGCCAGGAGCAACGTGCTGGGCGGTTGCGCAAAGCATTCCAAGGCACGCACGGCGCCCGCGATGTATTCCGGTGGGCCCACGATGCGAGTGCCGATCGCATCGTCGGAAAAAAAACGCTGCGAGCGCAGCACCGTCTCCACGCCCCAGGACACGTCCAGATCGCGCTCGCGCAAACCCGCGGCGAGCGCCTCGAGCGCCGCAGGCTCAACGCCCGACTCGCCGAGAAACGTGCGACAGATTCGCCAGGCCAGGCGGTGGGCCGTAGCCGGGTGCGCAAGCACGATCGTCAATAGGTCATCGCCCGTGAATTTTCCACTCCGACCGAGGATCGTTTTTTCGCCGTCGTCGTGAGATTTCTCGTCGTTGTGGAACTCGGAACCGACGACCCGCCAACCGGTCAGCGCGCGCGCCGCTTGTTGCACGTCCTCTTCGCTGTAATGACCGATGCCCAGCGTAAACAGCTCGAGCAGCTCGCGGCCGAGATTCTCGTTGGCGTGGCCGGCCCGATTCTTGTCGGCGTCGAGCCACACGAGCACGGCCGGCCCCTTGACGATACTGGGCAGGAGCTCGCCAAAGGGCTTACGCGCGCCGGCACGAAAGGCCACGTTCTGGTCGCGCATCATGCCGACGCTGTCGAGCTTCGCATTGCTCGTGGCGAAATGGTTGTGCCACATGAGCGTCAAGCGTTCGGCCAGCGGATCATCGGAGAAGACCATCCGGTAGAACCACCACGCCTTGAGCCGCTGGGGATTGCTCGACGAGACGGCCGCGTCGGCCAGCGCCCGCGACACCGTTTCGAAATCCGCCGGCGCCGCGCCGTAAGCATGGCCGGCCAGAAACCGATCGATCGAGGCTTGCGGACCGTCGG contains:
- a CDS encoding DUF1800 domain-containing protein encodes the protein MAHASQQADLAACWPRYEPSAAAPWNLRRVVHLHRRAGFAGTWSELARDLADGPQASIDRFLAGHAYGAAPADFETVSRALADAAVSSSNPQRLKAWWFYRMVFSDDPLAERLTLMWHNHFATSNAKLDSVGMMRDQNVAFRAGARKPFGELLPSIVKGPAVLVWLDADKNRAGHANENLGRELLELFTLGIGHYSEEDVQQAARALTGWRVVGSEFHNDEKSHDDGEKTILGRSGKFTGDDLLTIVLAHPATAHRLAWRICRTFLGESGVEPAALEALAAGLRERDLDVSWGVETVLRSQRFFSDDAIGTRIVGPPEYIAGAVRALECFAQPPSTLLLADAAGRMGQDLFYPPNVGGWNEGKSWLSSSAIVARSGFAAALVDGRLTHDNTPPDVAALVERHASTTDLAGATRWLGELLYGGLATETIELVVQEAMRAATPQRSPLATTVLLLLSRPEAYLG
- a CDS encoding DUF1501 domain-containing protein, with product MLTRRELLKQSALLSLAPCVPAFLTRAARATEPQRDRRVLVIIQLDGGNDGLNTVVPFRDENYARLRPKLAIKPEQLIKLSDDVALHPSLKSAGKLFEDKRLSIVQGVGYPNPNRSHFRSMAIWHAARLEESDHGQYGWLGRCLDQRAAPETSPDAVYAGAGAVPVALWGRRSTTAAISSLDDLSLAVPAEMLRAAATEPVGASDLAQLVARANDEAFTTAERLTAVTREPQKAAGGYGDSRLAQQLKVISALLKADSPARVFYASQSGYDTHAVQLNEHAQLLRTLAAALKGFLDDMAASGLSDRVLVLAFSEFGRRAAENDSAGTDHGAAGPVFLAGDGVAGGIIGPTPNLGDLVEGDVRMAVDFRQVYATVLDGWLDVRPADVLAGEFAPLPLWKS